One part of the Mya arenaria isolate MELC-2E11 chromosome 3, ASM2691426v1 genome encodes these proteins:
- the LOC128228599 gene encoding uncharacterized protein LOC128228599: MADPSAAKLELLFAHLSINNVQHVKPLVLDAIDEYQTIRSNLTYEERKKVNFIKSLLGHVERGEWEEARANLQNAQNAYQEYLENFARGIKKEPGGSDSYAFIHGKSSKITDKMAQPEPEMPTSTFDKSHYMFRDSDFSKVNTLEQDSNRLQSQHSNATSRRINLWSARHRSHAPEKENTPSVFGEDQGPTDSFKNMKESYAVNGAHSDEYPGSYSQYQNLQPTTLKQALKLTEKRDRSEGKVDDEADVNRPSKIADSYTRLYECEWHIAMDSLKRLAVIEETAIECLLYILMEAYRLCLDEAKLQVLEFENAALNIITNGKFTYTERNQLSKTRNVKHMIQYRKEVADLGIKRIQDQFLVKTLPVIHRRYGIKSENALDAYSKECIAVTWRMAIQDPPIYIDSRVKDEVIHPNRYKVYRNSGEKIRYLVWPVLWLYKGGLVLARGVAQGEGQ; the protein is encoded by the exons ATGGCTGACCCTAGCGCTGCAAAACTGGAGCTTTTATTTGCACACTTATCGATAAATAATGTGCAGCATGTGAAACCGTTGGTACTGGATGCAATAGACGAATACCAGACTATTCGCTCTAATTTGACATATgaagaaagaaagaaagtgaACTTCATTAAAAGTCTGTTAGGGCACGTGGAGAGAGGTGAGTGGGAGGAGGCACGTGCAAATCTACAAAATGCGCAAAACGCATATCAGGAATACCTTGAAAACTTCGCGCGTGGTATCAAGAAAGAG CCTGGAGGGTCAGACAGCTATGCTTTTATTCACGGCAAATCATCAAAAATCACAGACAAAATGGCTCAACCAGAACCGGAAATGCCAACCAGCACGTTTGATAAAAGTCATTATATGTTCAGAGATAGCGACTTTTCGAAGGTAAACACACTTGAGCAAGATAGCAACAGACTGCAATCACAACATTCAAATGCAACATCGAGAAGAATAAACCTATGGTCAGCAAGACACAGGAGTCATGCaccagaaaaagaaaacacCCCGTCGGTTTTCGGCGAGGATCAGGGTCCTACTGATAGTTTCAAGAATATGAAAGAGAGTTATGCTGTAAATGGTGCACACAGCGATGAATATCCAGGATCTTATAGTCAATATCAAAATTTGCAACCGACCACATTGAAACAGGCGTTGAAGCTTACAGAAAAAAGGGACAG ATCAGAAGGCAAAGTCGACGATGAAGCAGACGTTAATCGTCCGTCTAAAATAGCAGATTCGTACACACGGCTTTACGAATGCGAGTGGCACATCGCAATGGATTCCCTTAAACGGTTGGCGGTCATCGAGGAGACAGCAATCGAGTGTTTACTCTATATTCTCATG GAAGCCTACAGGCTGTGCCTAGATGAAGCAAAACTACAAGTGTTAGAATTTGAAAATGCGgctttaaatataataacaaatggAAAGTTTACATAC ACTGAACGAAACCAACTCAGTAAAACCAGGAACGTCAAACATATGATTCAGTACCGAAAGGAAGTTGCCGACTTGGGAATTAAACGAATCCAGGAC CAATTCCTGGTCAAGACGTTGCCAGTGATACACCGACGTTATGGAATCAAATCCGAGAATGCGTTGGATGCTTATAGCAAAGAATGTATTGCTGTCACATGGCGGATGGCCATTCAAGATCCGCCTATCTACATAGACTCGAGGGTCAAGGATGAAGTAATCCACCCGAACCGATATAAAGTGTATCGTAATTCTGGGGAGAAGATCAGATACCTAGTATGGCCTGTGTTATGGCTGTATAAAGGTGGCTTAGTTTTGGCAAGAGGGGTCGCGCAAGGTGAAGGTCAATAA
- the LOC128228799 gene encoding uncharacterized protein LOC128228799 — protein MGTNNDTYIEKVLNAQLNDDADGARRLLPEADKEHDDLVAVVGDDGKQKNAMFKLGTWLKQFRNHEDRMARSKAQDTLDEFQLHLKQLLKNTPLRSDHDSERNSHHMNQLQSVKNDQSKRNSGDQSRDLQQKEEVRKAERDRNILERSKQAGQALRQNNPDIADLSDSNRPTKLAERFSELYDNEWTEAFEGLTKSEMDDKGAISLLLQIVQTANSFSKTTMHDMMKTLTSSFDTRISGSDKTQPTEEGRQLLVQLLKEEADTALPNIKKKFKTEVEKICRGAGRNAPTIGGVLLKLLLKYADQAVELCWLMIVQDPPVYMCPTDIARKADFDPNLYRAYTKTGKRLAFYVWPALKLHEKGALLYKGVAQMTV, from the exons atgGGAACTAACAATGACACATACATTGAGAAAGTTTTAAACGCACAATTGAATGACGATGCTGATGGGGCGCGAAGGCTTCTGCCTGAAGCTGATAAGGAACACGATGATTTGGTAGCTGTTGTTGGAGATGATGGGAAACAAAAGAATGCAATGTTCAAGCTTGGCACATGGCTGAAACAATTCAGGAATCATGAAGATAGAATGGCTCGCAGTAAAGCTCAAGATACTCTTGATGAATTTCAACTACATCTTAAACAATTGTTGAAG aaCACACCTTTGAGAAGTGACCATGACAGTGAAAGGAATTCACACCACATGAACCAGTTGCAATCGGTTAAGAACGATCAAAGCAAACGTAACTCAGGTGATCAGTCACGTGATTTGCAACAAAAGGAGGAAGTGAGAAAAGCTGAAAGAGACAGGAACATTCTAGAAAGAAG CAAACAGGCCGGCCAGGCATTAAGGCAAAACAATCCGGATATTGCTGATTTGAGTGATTCAAATAGACCCACAAAACTTGCCGAAAGATTTTCGGAACTTTACGACAATGAATGGACTGAGGCATTTGAAGGTTTGACTAAGTCGGAGATGGATGATAAGGGTGCTATCTCGCTTTTACTTCAAATAGTTCAG ACGGCCAATTCTTTTTCCAAAACTACTATGCACGATATGATGAAAACATTGACGAGCTCGTTTGACACACGTATATCGGGATCCGATAAG ACACAACCTACTGAAGAAGGACGGCAGCTGCTTGTCCAACTTTTAAAGGAAGAGGCAGATACAGCTCTTCCTAATATCAAAAAG AAATTTAAAACAGAAGTCGAGAAAATATGCAGAGGTGCCGGGAGAAATGCACCTACGATAGGAGGCGTGTTGCTGAAATTGTTGCTGAAATATGCTGACCAGGCCGTTGAGCTGTGCTGGTTGATGATTGTTCAGGACCCCCCTGTGTACATGTGTCCCACAGACATTGCAAGGAAGGCTGACTTTGATCCAAACCTTTATCGAGCATACACGAAGACTGGAAAACGTCTGGCCTTTTATGTCTGGCCTGCGCTCAAACTGCATGAGAAGGGCGCGCTATTGTATAAGGGCGTGGCTCAGATGACCGTCTGA